The proteins below come from a single Microbacterium sp. SLBN-154 genomic window:
- the allB gene encoding allantoinase AllB has translation MADPRSAGSGVIRAARAWVAGRFRPADVEYVDGVITRVDDPSGPARGAHIVPDDAVLLPGLVDSHVHVNEPGRTEWEGFRSATLAAAAGGVTTIVDMPLNSLPPTITADALAVKKAAAAPSAYIDVGFWGGAVPENLGALEPLHDEGVYGFKCFLSPSGVPEFGHLDRAELAAAMDEIAALGSRLIVHAEDPAHLHADGAIGRDYAAFLASRPAASEASAIETVIAEARRSGARAHILHLSDAGSLPAIRRAKAEGVDLTVETCPHYLTISAEEIPPGSPEFKCCPPIRDAANRDRLWEGIVDGTVDAIVSDHSPSTVDLKRTGDGDFGLAWGGISGLQVGLSAVWTEARRRGIPLETLLPLFTTGPARVAGLSAGVIEPGAPAHLTVFGADDPYPIRAAELLHKNPITAYENRVLRGRIRRTWLHGRSVFDVTEGGPGEAPQFRGAPGGRLLSRGVA, from the coding sequence ATGGCCGACCCCCGAAGCGCCGGCAGCGGTGTCATCCGCGCCGCGCGCGCGTGGGTGGCTGGCCGCTTCCGCCCCGCCGACGTCGAGTACGTCGACGGCGTCATCACCCGGGTCGACGATCCGTCGGGACCCGCGCGGGGCGCCCACATCGTCCCGGATGACGCGGTGCTGCTGCCGGGCCTCGTCGATTCGCATGTGCACGTCAACGAACCCGGTCGCACCGAGTGGGAGGGATTCCGCTCGGCGACCCTCGCCGCCGCGGCCGGCGGGGTGACGACGATCGTCGACATGCCCCTGAACTCCCTGCCACCGACGATCACGGCCGACGCGCTCGCCGTTAAGAAGGCCGCAGCCGCCCCGTCGGCCTACATCGACGTCGGGTTCTGGGGTGGCGCGGTGCCCGAGAACCTCGGTGCCCTCGAGCCGCTGCACGACGAGGGCGTGTACGGGTTCAAGTGCTTCCTCTCTCCCTCGGGCGTCCCCGAGTTCGGTCACCTCGACCGCGCCGAGCTCGCGGCGGCGATGGACGAGATCGCCGCACTCGGCTCGCGGCTCATCGTCCACGCCGAAGACCCCGCGCACCTCCACGCCGACGGCGCGATCGGCCGGGACTACGCCGCGTTCCTCGCCTCGCGGCCCGCCGCGAGCGAGGCCTCGGCCATCGAGACGGTCATCGCCGAGGCCCGCCGCTCCGGCGCCCGCGCGCACATCCTGCACTTGAGCGACGCGGGCTCCCTCCCCGCCATCCGCCGCGCGAAGGCCGAGGGCGTCGACCTGACGGTCGAGACCTGCCCGCATTACCTCACGATCTCGGCCGAGGAGATTCCGCCCGGGTCGCCCGAGTTCAAGTGCTGTCCGCCGATCCGGGATGCCGCGAACCGCGACCGGCTGTGGGAGGGGATCGTCGACGGCACGGTCGACGCCATCGTCAGCGACCACTCGCCCTCCACTGTTGACCTCAAGCGCACCGGCGACGGCGACTTCGGCCTCGCGTGGGGTGGCATCTCGGGTCTTCAGGTGGGGCTTTCGGCGGTGTGGACCGAGGCGCGCCGGCGCGGCATCCCGTTGGAGACCCTCCTGCCGCTCTTCACGACGGGGCCTGCGCGCGTCGCCGGCCTCTCGGCCGGGGTCATCGAGCCGGGCGCCCCGGCGCACCTGACCGTCTTCGGCGCCGACGATCCGTACCCGATCAGAGCCGCAGAGCTGCTGCACAAGAACCCCATCACGGCCTACGAGAACCGTGTGTTGCGCGGCCGCATCCGACGAACATGGCTGCACGGCCGGTCGGTGTTCGACGTGACCGAGGGAGGGCCGGGCGAGGCGCCGCAGTTCCGTGGGGCGCCCGGCGGTCGCCTCCTGTCGCGGGGGGTCGCCTGA
- the uraH gene encoding hydroxyisourate hydrolase, translated as MTGQLTTHVLDASTGFPASGVAVVLSKMGDEPRIVQIASGETDLDGRLSLGPEFLDHGTHVLSFATGAYYAGLGVDTFYPSVTVTFRVTDDTHLHVPLLLSPFSYSTYRGS; from the coding sequence ATGACCGGCCAGCTCACCACCCACGTCCTCGATGCCTCCACCGGCTTCCCCGCGAGCGGGGTCGCCGTCGTCCTGTCGAAAATGGGCGACGAGCCGCGCATCGTGCAGATCGCGTCGGGCGAGACCGACCTCGACGGGCGCCTCAGCCTCGGGCCCGAGTTCCTCGACCACGGCACCCACGTGCTGAGCTTCGCCACCGGGGCGTACTACGCCGGTCTGGGCGTCGACACCTTCTACCCGTCGGTGACGGTCACGTTCCGCGTCACCGACGACACGCACCTGCACGTGCCGCTGCTGCTGAGCCCCTTCTCCTATTCCACCTACCGCGGGAGCTGA
- a CDS encoding SCO4848 family membrane protein, translated as MLVLAAIVLFVNALFNAVVWPRFYPRIANDPRARGTDGRRTAFYRVHVVLITLALVLAVVSVGTGIALLVIA; from the coding sequence GTGCTGGTGCTTGCTGCGATCGTCCTCTTCGTCAACGCGCTCTTCAACGCCGTCGTGTGGCCGAGGTTCTACCCGCGCATCGCGAACGACCCCCGCGCCCGCGGCACCGACGGGCGCCGCACGGCGTTCTACCGGGTGCACGTCGTGCTGATCACGCTCGCCCTGGTGCTGGCGGTCGTGAGCGTCGGGACGGGCATCGCCCTGCTCGTCATCGCCTGA
- the uraD gene encoding 2-oxo-4-hydroxy-4-carboxy-5-ureidoimidazoline decarboxylase codes for MRIGDFNALDEGEARDLVSLWAAIPRWVTAVLAGRPYPTREALEETAATEAATWDAADLDQALAQHPRIGERREGDDPSATASRREQAAMTDAASDVAQRIAAGNTRYEARFGRVFLIRARGRSAEEMLAELERRLANTPESEVAEAAGQLAEIALLRLRETVSAERVASG; via the coding sequence ATGCGCATCGGCGACTTCAACGCCCTCGACGAGGGCGAAGCGCGCGATCTGGTGAGCCTGTGGGCGGCGATCCCGCGGTGGGTGACTGCGGTGCTCGCGGGGCGCCCGTACCCCACGCGCGAGGCGTTGGAAGAGACGGCAGCGACCGAGGCCGCGACCTGGGACGCCGCCGATCTCGACCAGGCGCTGGCGCAGCATCCCCGGATCGGCGAGCGCCGCGAGGGCGACGACCCTTCCGCGACCGCGTCGCGTCGGGAGCAGGCCGCGATGACGGATGCCGCTTCCGACGTCGCCCAGCGGATCGCGGCCGGCAACACCCGGTACGAGGCCCGGTTCGGGCGCGTGTTCCTCATCCGGGCCCGCGGGCGCTCGGCCGAGGAGATGCTCGCCGAGCTCGAGCGGCGCCTGGCGAACACCCCCGAGTCGGAGGTCGCCGAGGCGGCGGGCCAGCTGGCCGAGATCGCTCTGCTGCGGCTGCGCGAGACCGTGTCGGCCGAGCGGGTGGCGTCAGGATGA
- the hpxO gene encoding FAD-dependent urate hydroxylase HpxO: protein MIIGAGIGGTSAGIALARHGHDVVIYDRMRQNRPVGAALSLWSNGVKVLNWLGLGEEVARLGGRMDHMAYHDGHTGDQLCRFSLAPVTAHTGQRPYPVSRAELQALLMDTFGLDRVHLGHELVGIREEGEKVIAVFADGSTDTADLLIGADGARSLTRDWITRADEGGFRVERQYSGYTNFNGLVAASPAIAPLDQWTTWVAEGKRAAVMPVADDRFYFWFDIPQPAGLPYEREDGVAPLEAAFGHWSPEVRRLISGIRPAESLNRVEIWDIDPLHTWTRGRVAILGDAAHNTAPDIGQGACSALEDSFALAISLTTHTVGVEDSLRRYEKMRTERAGELVLRARKRGEETHGYDPSITAAWYESLRGTDGTAIIRGIIGNIEGSPINLGVGLL from the coding sequence GTGATCATCGGAGCCGGTATCGGAGGCACGAGCGCGGGGATCGCGCTCGCCCGGCACGGGCACGACGTGGTGATCTACGACCGGATGCGACAGAACCGACCGGTCGGCGCCGCCCTCTCGCTGTGGTCGAACGGCGTGAAGGTGCTCAACTGGCTGGGCCTCGGCGAGGAGGTCGCGCGCCTCGGCGGCCGGATGGATCACATGGCCTACCACGACGGCCACACCGGCGATCAGCTATGCCGCTTCAGCCTCGCACCGGTGACCGCGCACACCGGACAGCGGCCCTACCCCGTCTCGCGCGCCGAGCTGCAGGCGCTGCTCATGGACACCTTCGGGCTCGACCGGGTCCACCTCGGGCACGAGCTCGTCGGGATTCGCGAGGAGGGCGAGAAGGTGATCGCCGTCTTCGCCGACGGTTCCACCGACACCGCCGACCTGCTCATCGGCGCCGACGGGGCGCGCTCCCTCACCCGCGACTGGATCACCCGGGCCGATGAGGGCGGCTTCCGCGTCGAGCGGCAGTACTCCGGCTACACGAACTTCAACGGGCTGGTGGCGGCTTCTCCCGCGATCGCGCCGCTCGATCAGTGGACGACCTGGGTCGCCGAGGGCAAGCGCGCCGCGGTGATGCCCGTCGCCGACGACCGGTTCTACTTCTGGTTCGACATCCCGCAGCCGGCGGGGCTCCCGTACGAGCGGGAGGATGGCGTCGCGCCTCTCGAAGCCGCCTTCGGGCACTGGTCGCCCGAGGTGCGGCGGCTGATCAGCGGCATCCGTCCTGCGGAGTCTTTGAACCGGGTGGAGATCTGGGACATCGATCCGCTGCACACGTGGACGCGCGGGCGCGTGGCGATCCTCGGCGACGCGGCCCACAACACCGCGCCCGACATCGGGCAGGGCGCGTGCTCGGCGCTCGAAGACAGCTTCGCGCTGGCGATCAGCCTCACCACGCACACCGTGGGGGTCGAGGACTCGCTCCGCCGCTACGAGAAGATGCGCACCGAGCGTGCGGGAGAGCTCGTGCTGCGGGCGCGCAAGCGCGGGGAAGAGACCCACGGCTACGACCCGTCGATCACCGCCGCCTGGTACGAGAGCCTGCGCGGCACCGACGGCACCGCGATCATCCGGGGGATCATCGGCAACATCGAGGGCAGCCCGATCAACCTCGGGGTAGGGCTGCTGTAG
- a CDS encoding amidase family protein — MSDFEGRTDAAGPASHEVAASAPFDRTVWRTVGDPLWQGAWEGPLGGLTVAVKDLFAIAGYRIGAGNPVFLDEARPEKTTAPAVTDLLRGGASLRGIARTDEFAYSVAGDNAHYGTPPNPAAPGGLPGGSSSGPAAAVALGHAEVGLATDTAGSIRVPASYQGLWGLRTTHGLVPRQGLVPLAQSFDTVGWLARDGDTLQRVADWCLSYDSSESTENVFGASDDDLPWRFVVPSEVLDAADSETRTAFEALLARLARTDAADVATVSIGDLDDYLVPFRTVQGAEAWRNHGEWVEGHPGALGPAVAERFRAASRITPAEEDDARRALAPLADRLQALAAEAVLLMPTVPGPAPLRTAAGADIDAARTATLRMTTPAAVAGLPSMSAPLLRVAAGGGAPAPVGVCVTSRAGTDVALVRLARRLAEAVQE, encoded by the coding sequence GTGTCGGATTTCGAGGGACGGACGGATGCCGCCGGCCCGGCGTCGCACGAGGTCGCCGCTTCCGCCCCCTTCGACCGCACCGTGTGGCGCACCGTCGGCGACCCGCTCTGGCAGGGCGCGTGGGAGGGCCCGCTCGGGGGTCTCACCGTCGCGGTGAAAGACCTCTTCGCCATCGCGGGGTACCGCATCGGGGCGGGCAATCCCGTCTTCCTCGACGAGGCCCGGCCCGAGAAGACCACCGCGCCCGCGGTCACCGACCTCCTTCGCGGCGGAGCGTCGCTGCGCGGCATCGCACGCACCGACGAGTTCGCGTACAGCGTCGCCGGCGACAACGCCCACTACGGCACCCCGCCGAACCCCGCCGCCCCCGGTGGACTGCCCGGCGGCTCGTCGAGCGGACCCGCTGCCGCCGTCGCCCTGGGTCACGCCGAGGTGGGCCTCGCCACCGACACCGCTGGGTCGATCCGCGTGCCTGCGTCGTACCAGGGCCTGTGGGGCCTCCGCACCACGCACGGTCTCGTCCCCCGGCAGGGCCTCGTGCCCCTCGCTCAGTCGTTCGACACGGTCGGGTGGCTCGCGCGCGACGGAGACACCCTGCAGCGGGTGGCCGACTGGTGCCTGAGCTACGACTCATCGGAGTCGACCGAGAACGTCTTCGGCGCCTCCGACGACGACCTGCCGTGGCGCTTCGTCGTGCCCTCCGAGGTGCTCGACGCCGCCGACTCCGAGACCCGTACAGCCTTCGAGGCGCTGCTCGCGCGGCTGGCGCGGACGGATGCCGCAGACGTCGCGACCGTCTCGATCGGCGACCTCGACGACTACCTCGTCCCCTTCCGCACCGTGCAGGGCGCCGAGGCCTGGCGCAATCACGGTGAGTGGGTCGAGGGGCATCCGGGCGCGCTCGGGCCGGCTGTCGCGGAGCGGTTCCGTGCGGCATCCCGAATCACCCCGGCAGAAGAGGACGACGCCCGCCGCGCCCTCGCCCCCCTCGCCGACCGCCTGCAGGCGCTCGCCGCCGAGGCGGTGCTGCTCATGCCGACGGTGCCCGGGCCCGCGCCGCTGCGCACCGCCGCCGGGGCCGACATCGACGCGGCGCGCACCGCAACTCTCCGGATGACGACACCCGCGGCTGTCGCCGGCCTGCCGTCGATGTCGGCGCCGCTCCTGCGCGTCGCCGCCGGTGGCGGAGCGCCGGCACCCGTCGGCGTCTGCGTCACCTCGCGCGCCGGTACCGATGTCGCCCTCGTCCGTCTCGCCCGCCGCCTCGCCGAGGCGGTTCAGGAATGA